In Saccharomyces paradoxus chromosome IV, complete sequence, the DNA window CTAGCACATCAGATGAGAACGCAACTAATAAGAACCTaaatgacaatgatgaagatgaagatgtcTGTGGTATATGTCGCGCCAGTTATAACGGTACCTGTCCAAGCTGTAAATTTCCAGGCGATCAATGTCCTTTAGTAATTGGAGTATGTCATCATAATTTTCATGATCATTGCATATATCGATGGCTTGACACACCAACCTCAAAAGGACTGTGTCCGATGTGTAGGCAAACTTTCCAGCTACAGAAGGGCCTAGCAATCAATGACGCACATGTTCAAAAGTTTGTTGAAATAgtttcaagaagaagagaagaaatgatAGAAGAGGGCGTAGCAGAGGAGTTTGTGGATTTTGATGAACCAATGCGGCAAAATACAGATAACGCAATCGATAGACAGCAAGTTGATACCATTTTGGATGAAGACTTCTTGTTACGATAAGAGAAAAAGCTTATAAACAGCAATTAGCTATATTCTTATGTGATGCTCTTCTTGTGAAAGCTATTGACATTCTGTAtatttaaatgaaaatataatactgatttttttttaacttgTTGCAGATAAAGATGAATGGTCTGAAATGGTCTTTCTTCTAATCGTCGAACACATGCACTGGAGCCGTAACTGAAGTCAACCCCAGtagatgaaaagaaataacgATGAATTACTCGTGCTAATGATGACAACAGTATTATAGCATAtattaaatataaaaatatatgcTTCCAATCGGATTTGAACCGATGATCTCCACATTACTAGTGTGGCGCCTTACCAACTTGGCCATAGAAGCTTCTAATCCGTGATGACTGTCATGTAGCGAACCTACTTAACGAAATATTAAAGTAACTTCTGATCTAAATTTAAACAtattcttctatttctatgtttctgttggaatgaaattctaatataatactaaatagatgatattagaattgCTATGTATAAAAGTATGAGTTGTCACAATGGACTTTGTGTAAATTACTGGTATTATGATCATATTCGGAATATTCAATATGCCCAATCACTATCTATTTTACGTTCCTAActtatataatataactGATCTCCTTTTAGTCTTAATTAATGTTACTACCTAAAACCTTGTTATCAATATAACAATTCTAGTAAAAATATCCAGTTACCAAAAACTGAGTATAATTTATCAACTAGCAGCCAGTCATCGTTCTACCACTGCAGATTTGTTATTTGTCTCTCAGGCGTACTGTTTCACTTCTCAAAGACTCTTTTTCACAAATCACGGTTTCGTTGGTAATTTTTCTGGCTCCTATatttcataaaaaaagtggaGTATTATGGCACTTCCGAAATTATAACGACTTCTTGGGTTTATACCAATACGATGTGAACTTCCTCCAAAGACGATCTCAAACATTACCAAAAGGTAATCTGAGAAGGCATGGTTATTTAATGTGGGAAAGACTAGCACGCTTGCTGATGTGTAATTGCCCACTGAATTTTCTGGTAAAAACTTATGCTTTAATCAACGGCTTCTGCGAATGCTATTGAAGATCGCCAGCTAATTGAGGATTGCTTCATTCAACGGAAAACGTCGCAGTACCTGGCGGCGGTGTGTCACGTCAGTATCACcttgacaagaaaaaaaaggatgaacgggtatattaatattacGGAATGGCACCTGCAGCCATCTTCAAAAGTTAAAATAGCATGAAATCAATTGTGAAGAATTGGGAAGTTGTAAAAAAACACAAATCAGAAGATAATCAATAACTATACTATAACTAAGATTCTTGTGAATAATTTGATgattgttgggattccattgttgataaagactataatattaggtatacgGAACATACTAGAAGTTGTTCTCGAGAATATAagaatccacaaaagggaatcgatacttttacataataatattactCTATCTTCCTTCCTTTTATACTTTGTCAATTCACTATgctattacattatcaatccttgcgtctcagcttccactaaatttgatgattgtttctcaatattttgtcatcttcttacaccgcatgtaGCAAGTACAGGTGCGCTTAAACTAATTGTGGTTGTTTCAAATACGGTTTTGATTATtgtatataatatacaTCAGGTCgtctttcttcaacataTAAATGAAACGATATTTTCATGCtgtattttattatatctTTGAgcaggtttttttttataaacaATCTTTTAACAATTACGTATGGGAGGTGAATAATAGTGTACAGAAAATGTAAAAGCTTAGCGCAATCATCATTCTTTTCCGAATTATCATATATTACAATAGGCAATCAGGtggagaaaagaaatttagCGTTTCTTTACCTGCTGAGAACGTACTCAATGGTGGAAAGCttttaataaaagaaataagcGCCGAAGGctgtaaattttttctattcaAAATTACAAATGTGACAGTATAGATGGACGTTACTAAATTTACATCTAGTGAACTGCGGTCGAAGATATTAACAGTGTCGCAGTATTTATTATGTGTACCTTTCGTATATACACATATGGCATTACAAATCATCTAAAACACTATATAACTCGGGGATTAAATCATCTTGGAAGAGCGAATCTAGTTCAGGATCGCCTGTAGTAAAGTTCGAGGATAAGGTTATTGTATTAAGCAGTAGTCCTAATGACTCGATGTTACTGTCCAAAATTTGTtcgatttcttttcctgaTTTATCATCGTCCTCTTCAATAGGTAGACAGTAATATTTACCAAAATACGGAAAAATTAGGAGGATCTGAAAGATTATGGGAATGGACATCAAGAGTGCTTCAGGTGTTTTTCTTGGGCAATGAAAGTATCAAGAacaatttgattttgttaatGAGATATCGATCACCATTGTATACTATAGATTTTGTGTTACTTTTCTAACGAACGGCGCCGGAACCCCGTcggcttttcttttttagtCTGCTCGATCCATTGTTTATGTCCACACCCTTAGCCGCCAAAGAACTATTCTTAAAGGAAGCATTAGTAGCGTTGcaactttgaaaaagaaagaaatggTACTGTGTGCATGTTGTCCATTTCttatattctttgttttaTGTGGTGGTGATTGCAGGAATTTGCTGaaaattgttgggattccatcATTTGATTAggtaatattattgagtATACTTAATATAATAGTTCTCTCCGTGGatttgggtgaataattagataatcGTTGGGATTCTATTGTcactaaaggctataatattagatatacagaatatactagaagttctcctcgaggatatagggatccacaaaagggaatcgatagttctacgtaataaatattaatttattttctttccttttatatgttgtcattcattatcctataacattatcaatccttgcatttcagcttccattagattggatgactgtttctcaatctttatgccatcctcttgcaccgcatattataatataatactaaatagatgatattagaattttattccaacatatataaatacta includes these proteins:
- a CDS encoding uncharacterized protein (similar to YDL007C), whose product is MSIPIIFQILLIFPYFGKYYCLPIEEDDDKSGKEIEQILDSNIESLGLLLNTITLSSNFTTGDPELDSLFQDDLIPELYSVLDDL
- the APC11 gene encoding anaphase promoting complex subunit 11 (Catalytic core subunit, Anaphase-Promoting Complex/Cyclosome (APC/C)~similar to YDL008W) is translated as MKVKINEVHSVFAWSWHIPSTSDENATNKNLNDNDEDEDVCGICRASYNGTCPSCKFPGDQCPLVIGVCHHNFHDHCIYRWLDTPTSKGLCPMCRQTFQLQKGLAINDAHVQKFVEIVSRRREEMIEEGVAEEFVDFDEPMRQNTDNAIDRQQVDTILDEDFLLR